In the genome of Carya illinoinensis cultivar Pawnee chromosome 13, C.illinoinensisPawnee_v1, whole genome shotgun sequence, the window AGGTATTAACAAGAAAGCTATTTAATCATATTGTCTCTATGTGTTCTTGGAAACGTTAAGTACAAGAGTAGAAATGGGAAGTATCTAGTTTTTGAAAcaactattttaaattaaaatgacgGTATTGATAGCTAGTTTTTCTATGCTGATGCTATTCATGAAATTATGCAAAAGTAGCAAAATATTGATGCCTTCAAAAGCActtagttaattaattaatttccgtTTTCTATTTTGAATTACGATAAAATTAAATGGTGAATTTATTTGTAACCTTCACCTTTAGGGAGCTCTTGATTTATTGATGGCTGTTTACAAGAAAGAGTTCAAGAACCTTGGTGGCTATCTTGTTGACATGAGTCGggtaacatataataaaatctcaatttttattttattagaataCTGTGGTACTGTGAAACTTAAGATTTTTCCTGTTTCTATGTACAAAAGCTCGGTGAAGATAAAAGAACAGGTTATGTAAAACTATGTCGTGTTGAGAAGTTCTTTCTTTTAGTTGGCTCGTATGAAGAGAGAATTTTCAAGAAAAGATCAGAATTGCGGGAGAGTCAACTTAGAAAGCTTTGCAAATATGCCAATAATGTGAGTcaattttccctttttaaataaatttcattcagGACTAGCATATTCGTGCATGTTGATTCAAAACTCCTAACCTTGTTGATGCTAAATGGAATCCCTTTCTAGCAAGATGATTATAATGGAGGCTGTATTATGGAGATTGGTACAAAGAATAGCTCTTGCATCTTTTTCAGCGAGAAAGCATCTGACAATGCTGATTCTTCTGAAGTAAGTCATTGGTTCCACAATgcaattttatctcattaaggGTTGGTTTGTACTTGTTCTTTTACTTTCATAGTCGAAGGTAGTAGTTTATATCTTCATTGAAGCTGTGTGGAGCAACATTTAGACTTTCCCCCCGTcccttttaaaacaatttagaatcttatttgaaaaaacttgtgtttatgtattttataagACTTTTTTAGCTCAAAACTTTAGTCACAAGAAATTTTTGGAAGACAATGGTATATAATCTTTatgggctttgctacacgcagtcgggaaacgcagtcggcgtgcagtcggctgtacgaaatgaataaaaaaaaattataaaaaaattattttatattcagggggacctgcatgaattataaaaagctataaaaataatttttttttcatgtaggtcctgtattaattttttttttacagccgactgcacgccgactgcatttcccgactgcacaaatcatttctgaatCTTTATACACCGATAATTCATgactttccttttttgtttcttcaacAGTTCTTTAacatttcttttcatcttttccCACGACCATATCTTTGAAGGTGAACAATaatgtttaaatattgtttGGAATTTATGATATTTAGCTATATAATTTATAGATTGTTATGTTCTGATATTGTTTCAGTGTTAAGagaaatataacttttttttgtgATTCTTCTACTTTTTGGTATTCCTTATATCTTTTTGGCAATCATATATTTGTCTTATTCGAATATGTAGGTGCATTGTATGTTAGATACTCAGACAAATTATTTTCATTCCtagttatatttaatttattggtCTGATTATTTAGTATCTTAATATCTTTCCTGGTCTTGCAGATTGTTGAAAATACAAAAGAGttgaatgaaaaattaaaatcaaatctcTGCAAGCACAATGACCTATATAGGAAGGGAAATTGTACTGACAAAGTATGAAATCACTGCCGTTCAAATgatatttgtttctttttctaaagTTCCTATTGGAGATTTATGAATCTGTGTTCTTAGAGATTATTGATGGGTTCATTCTCAACCTATATATAGGTGAGATTTGGGAATGCTGGCTGGAAACAAAGATActacaaagaaaaattttctgCGGAAAGCTCCATGGATATTGAAAACTTGAGGAGAGAATTAGTGAGCTTTTACTTCCATGAACTTTGTCTTGAGTTTTCGAAGGTCCCCGGATTTTAGCTCTTTGCTCCTCTAACCAATTGAATTGGACCTTTGTTTTGCCCCCACCCTCCCCCCTACTCTCTCCCCTCCCCATTGCCCTCCGAAAGTAGAGTTTGTATCGGTTTAGAGATATTTTGAGACTAAATTAATGCGCTCTTATATTTTTCTCACTTTGGTTTATTACATGAACACATGAAGCTTGCAAATTACACTAAAGGAATATTGTGGGTTCTTGTGTATTATTATTCAGGAGTTCCATCTTGGACATGGTAAGCCAATTCTTAGAGAATATATATTACAATGCTACTTGATAATAATACAATGAATTGTACTTGTGAATGAACAAAATGTAAACTTGCTATAGGTTTTATCCATACCACTATGCACCATTTGCTTCAGATATGAAAGGACTTGCTCAAGTAAGAGTGAAGTTTGAAAAGGGTTCTCCATTCAAACCATTCGATCAGCTGTTAGCTGTCCTTCCTCCAAGGAGGTAAGTCtgcttttccttttaattttttgttattattggaTTTTTTCCATGTTAATAAAAATTGGTAACCCCAGTAATTGGAATTTTGTGCTCGTGTAGCGCTCATGCACTTCCTAAAGTATATCAGACTCTTATGACAGATGAGGAGTCAAGTATTATTGATTTGTATCCTTCTGGTGAGGCCCGAATGATAAAGTTTGTTTTATTCAATGAATTTTatctataaattgatatttttcctTCTGTTTTTTCCTTAGATTTTGACATCGATACAGATGGAAAACGTTTTCAATGGCAGGTTTGCTTATGTTTCTTTTACTTATCTTAAACTCCTATTGTTCTTAAAATTTAAGCGTgtttcattttctgtttttcaTTAAGGGAATATGCAAGCTTCCTTTTATAGATGAAGGACGCCTTTTATCTGAAACCAAAGAATTAGAGAAGAATTTTTCGGTAAATGTTTTGTCATAGATAGATTCATGAATTGGTAATTTAGGACCTTTTGAAGGTACTTGATTTTGATAGTTGTTCAAACTTTATGTTTAAAAGGAGGCTGAATCAGAGAGGAACAGAAATAGCATTGATCAGTTATATCTTGGTAGAACGCACAAGTTGGCTTCACAGATATTTTCACTCCGTCCAAATCCGAACGAAATGGTCAATATAGATACCAGTTTGAGGTTGGTGGATTAATGTGCTAGTTTACATCTTTCTCCAGCTTGGATTGTAGAGTTATAGACTGATACTGCTACATGTCTTTTTACCAAGGATTGAAGAACTGTTACCCATCTTTGGTACTTCCATGTGTTACTGCTTATGAATTTAAGGGAAGAAGTGGGTATATCATGTTTGGTTTGAACATGTAAACTCATATTCAACTTGCTTTGTTACAGATATTACTTTGGCCATTTCTGTTGGCTCTTGTTTAATTTGGACCTCATCAAGTTTGGTTTATACACAATTAAGTGAAGAATTGGTAGAGCATCTATGAAGCTCTGGAAATGTGCCTTTGTTTAACATCAtatttgcttcttcttcttcttttgcattATATTACTTATGTTGGATGTACTCCCACGAGTAAAttaacttttttctcttttcacctGTCAGTGACGGGATTGGTGGTTTTATATGTCTACTTAATCAGTATACCGAAACAGTTCAGAGGGTAGTCCAGAACATAGAAGACGATGGTATCTTGTGAGTTAAAAAGATACGAAATGACATTTCCCAGTAACATTATTCTTCTTTGTGTCTATCTGATATTGTTTCAACTTGTGTTGCAGATGTGTGTGTTTTGAGATGATTGGTGGATTAATGCATATTCCTTGTTTACTTCCTGGTGTTAATGTACCAGATAAGGTACTTCAGTTTTGAAAATTACATGCTTTTTTGTTCTGACATCATTTAGAACAATCTGCATGTAACATTGAAAGACTGCAATTcatattcattatattattCTTTGGAGGTTTAATCATCATCCGTATTTCCCCTTCAATCCAGTATATGTAGATCAGGTTGTAACTATTACTATCTTGCTGTTGATTACtgctaaagaaaataaacatgatGAAGAAAAGTTAACAACCCATTCGTTGTAAAACCACAGTACTTTGTATGCAGACAATTACTGAATCTGATATCATGGATACACAACTCTGGCATGAAGACCAGGTTAACAGACCAACCAATAGGTACAATATAACAGTTCTTGCTTACTATTTTATTGTGCCTGTTCTTTCGGTCCCCTATTTTGTAGATGCACAAGTGACTTGGATGAGACTAGTTACAGGTTGTGGCAGACATTGGGTAACGAAGAAGATAATACTTTTAAAGCTGCTTCAAGTCAGTCGCCTAAGACAAAACATGAAGGCAATGGTAGGACTAGGAGATTTACTTCAGAATCTTGCCCTGAGGTGATTCGCAAAGGTGCTGGTATTGGATGGAGTACTGCTGGTAGAGGAAAAGTGAATGCTAGTTTCAATAAAAGTGAACAAACTAAGAGCACACCTGCTAAAATTTCTATCAACGAGGGAGCCATTGTACCTGGCTCAACAGTTGTGGAACAGAAGTGTCTGGGGTCACGTTGGGAAGCTAGAAAGAATTACAGCCATCCTGTTCCTTTTGCTAGTGGCCTGAAACCACAGGTCAGGCCCTGCGGAACAACAGCTCAGTCGATGAACAACAATTTCTGGCGTTCTAGCAATGGCATGACATATGACACGAACAATACATGGCGGCAGAGCATCAAATCTGGGGCTAATACCAGTAATGGCCATGGGAGGGCACAGCACGGCTCGAAAGATTCTTTGACCTACTCCTGGAAGCCAGTCGGCAGCTCAATGCAAGGCCATGGCGGAAGCAGACAGGTTCCAGATTCTTTTGGCAGGGAAACTGGCTTCCATGGATAGTTTCATCCATGCATGGCCTTTACCGATCGCCTTTGGTTCTTTTAGTGTTAAATGTGTACATGTGGTATTTAGATGTTTTGAGGCGTCATTACATGTTGTGCCAATCTGGAGTCTTTCTAGCATTTTACTCTCTTGATTTCAAGTATCTTTGCGCTTTCTTCTTCTCTGACAATTATTATATGCTGTACTTCCTGTAGTCAACTTCTTATTTTGTATAAGCTTAAACGATTGATAAGAGGGTGATATCATGGCCTACATATGCTACATACACCATGTACCAAAAGCTTGCTTGCTACGTTAGGAATCACACATACCAAAAACCAAGTGGATGGATATCAAGGAGATTTTCTTAAGTTGGAAGAGAGTTGTCAATTTGTTTAAGCAAAAATAATGCTTTTGCGAACCTTGTCGACTGATGCCTTCATTTGGCAAAATCTCCTGAATATTCATGCTTTCTAGTATTGCTGTCCCCTCAATATTTTACATTTGACTTGCAAAAAATGAAACATGCACACATATATTTAGTCTTAGATTACAAGCGGTGGTATAATTGGCATTAATAATAGCAAATGAACAAAGAGCGTAGCTCACGGAGCTGCCTCATAACCGTTTGGTTTGACAAGGAAAGAACTCGACGACCTTGGAAACAATGATGGGCATACAATGTCCTTTTTTAAGTACCCCGGCCAAATCTCCAAAATATCGAGGGAAAGCGCACCATTATGGCAATGGGCTTAaggttaaaatagaaaaagaactaAAGAGGTCTAATTAGTTGTTTTAAGTATCAATGCATACATAAGGTAGGCTTGCCATAAATTCTATATTCAACGTAGCACTATTTATCCGAGTCGGGTTTTTTCCCTATCAGGAACAAACTCGGGCTGGCACCCTCATAGTTAAAACGGGTTGTACCCAGTACCTaggtttttaaaacaaaaaatcctTTAATTGATGATGTTTGGATGCAAATAACTCAAAATCAAAACGAAAATCCTAGCTTCCTTAACAGTTCCAAAAAATCCTTTAATTGATGATGTTTGGATGCAAATAACTCAAAATCGAAACCAAAATCCTAGCTTCCTTAAcagttcctctctctctctctctctcgccgaaACCCTGGTCTCCAGCTTCCTGTCGTTCAATTGTTTCCGATTGTTTGTGGGTTTTGTCTTAGTACTTTCGATTGTTCATCATTTCTACGCTGTTGTTGACGGCTTAAGCATAAGGGTCCTGCAGACTCAACAAAATCGCCATATTTTGCACCAAAGGTATGAATTTTCTTTCACCCTTTGAAAAGTTGGCCGATTCCCAAATGcaatgatatttttcttttttctatttgaatttgtaaaattctttctcccattttttcattatgtttttgcaaagatttcatccctttttttttattgtttcaatTATAAGCTTTCGATTCTGCCCTAATACAAAGTAAAAAGTCTCTAATCCATTTGTGTTCTAAAACAAAAGCCATCCGTTCGagtctttctttccttctatcTTATATCTATAATCTGGGACCAATCTTTCTCACCGAaagtataagaaaaaaaaaaaatccagcaaccaaacatttttttttaataaatattggattgtgttatgatttcataaatttacATTAGatctataaaattatgttaaatgaTATACCATTTTGGCTGTCTATATGAAGTCATAGTAATAATGATTTACATGTAGCATGAAAGGAAATCTATTGATAATCATAAAATACTAATCATAACCCAAAAAATACATCTGTAAAACCCCAGATATATTGGTTGTAGCACTTGTTTGATCCTAATGTCAAGACATGTGATAGATCCTGTGAGCTATATCATGTAGAAAGGTTTTTGTTCTAGGGTATATGGTGGGCAGCAGGAACTACCCATGAATCATTTAAGGGATATTAGTCATGTATACAGATCACTACCTCACTAGCAGAATAAGATAGATAATCAAGCAGTTTAGTTAAATTTTAGAATTATATGAATTTCTTAACTACACAATGCATCCAAGTACAGTAGaataattataagaataaaGAATTTGGTACAAGATATAATGTTTCTTTGACTTGAACGTAGTTTTCAAAGACTGAATCTTGCTTATCTTTTGGAATTCCTTTACCTGTATCATCCACCTCAAATACAAAGTCCATAGTATTTGGATCATATTGGGCTGTATTCACGGCTTTGTTAGTGAATTGACTCTGTGTTAGTAGTGATTGTATTTTTTTGGGATCCTTTGTGGTCATTATTCACAAAGGAGTAATACAAATATTTGTATTAGTAGTGCTTGGCTTCCCTTGAGCTACATTAGAACTCTCTCAACTAGCCACACGAAATATATTATACTGCTCGATCAAGCGgcctaaaatgagtttaaccCTGTCTTCTATATCTTATCCGCCAACTCATACCCTTTGTGATCAGTTGTGTCTCAAGGGAGGCCAAGCGCTACTAGCTAATACAAATATTTGTATTACTCCTTTGTGAATAATCACAAAGAATCCCAAGAAAATATAATCACTACTAACACAGAGTCAATTCACTAACAAAGCCGTGAATACAGCCCAACATGATCCAAATACTATGGACTTTGTATTTGAGGTGGATGATACAGGTAAAGGAATTCCAAAAGATTAGCAAGATTCAGTCCTTGAAAACTATGTTCAAGTCATAAGAAACACTATATCTCGTACCAAATTCTTTATTCTTCTAATTATTCTACTGTACTTGGATGCATTGTGTAGTTAAGAAATTCATATAATTCTAAAATTTAACTAAACTGCTTGATTATCTATCTTATTTTGCTAGTGAGGTAGTGATCTGTATACATGACTAATATCCCTTAAATGATTCATGGGTAGTTCCTGCTGCCCACCATATATCCTAGAACAAAAACCTTTCTACAGGATATAGCTCACAGGATCTATGTCACATGTCTTGACATTAGGATCAAACGAGTGCTACAACCAATATATCTGGGGTTTTACAGATGTATTTTTTGGGTTATGATTAGTATTTTATGATTATCAATAGATTTCCTTTCATGCTACATGTAAATCATTATTACTATGACTTCATATAGACAGCCAAAATGGTAAAtcatttaacataattttatagatCTAATGTAAATTTATGATATCATAACACAAtccaatatttattaaaaaaaaaaaaatgtatggttgctggatttttctttcttatacTTTCGGTGAGAAAGATCAGTCTCAGATTATAGATATAAgatagaaggaaagaaagactCAAACGGATGGCTTTTGTTTCAGAACACAAATGGATTAGAGACTTTTTACTTTGTATTAGGGCAGAATCGAAagcttataattaaaaaaaaaaaaaaaaaagaggatgaaATCTTCGCAAAAAGATAACGAAAAAATGGgagaaaaaattttacaaattcaaatagaaaaaagaaaaatatcattgCATTTGGGAATCGGCCAACTTTTCAAAGGGTGAAAGAAAATTCATACATTTGGTGCAAAATATGGCAATTTTGCTGAGTCCGCAGGACCCTCGTGCTTAAGCCGTCAAAAGCAGCCTAAAAATGACGAACAATCAGAAACTATTGAGATGAAACCCACAATCGGAAATAATCGAATGCCAGATCCATATTTTTATTAGCACTTCAAATTAAATTTGGACGGCAGCTGTAGAGGAAATCCAGGGAGGATAGCTGGTGGGGGAGTTATCCGTGATTGCAATGGTTAGTTTTTA includes:
- the LOC122290843 gene encoding 5'-3' exoribonuclease 3-like isoform X4 → MGVPSFYRWLIKKYPKAVVEATEERGVSIDTTSPNPNGIEFDHLYLDMNGIIHPCFHPEHHPCPPKTFEDVFNNIFLYIDHLFSIVRPRKLLYMAIDGVAPRAKMNQQRSRRFRTAKDREISEAEEDRLRIQFEREGKPVLPKQECEVEDSNVITPGTEFMYKLSEALRSYISSRINNDPGWKDIKVILSDANVPGEGEHKIMSFVRQQRRVAGYNPDTRHCIYGLDADLIMLALATHEVHFSIMRENVLPQGQQPVHESSNMANTSALWVKKPYQFLHIWILREYLELDMKISDDSDPPGNLTIDLERIVDDFILMCFLVGNDFLPHMPSLEIHEGALDLLMAVYKKEFKNLGGYLVDMSRLGEDKRTGYVKLCRVEKFFLLVGSYEERIFKKRSELRESQLRKLCKYANNQDDYNGGCIMEIGTKNSSCIFFSEKASDNADSSEIVENTKELNEKLKSNLCKHNDLYRKGNCTDKVRFGNAGWKQRYYKEKFSAESSMDIENLRRELLANYTKGILWVLVYYYSGVPSWTWFYPYHYAPFASDMKGLAQVRVKFEKGSPFKPFDQLLAVLPPRSAHALPKVYQTLMTDEESSIIDLYPSDFDIDTDGKRFQWQGICKLPFIDEGRLLSETKELEKNFSEAESERNRNSIDQLYLGRTHKLASQIFSLRPNPNEMVNIDTSLSDGIGGFICLLNQYTETVQRVVQNIEDDGILCVCFEMIGGLMHIPCLLPGVNVPDKYFVCRQLLNLISWIHNSGMKTRLTDQPIGCGRHWVTKKIILLKLLQVSRLRQNMKAMVGLGDLLQNLALR
- the LOC122290843 gene encoding 5'-3' exoribonuclease 3-like isoform X3; the encoded protein is MGVPSFYRWLIKKYPKAVVEATEERGVSIDTTSPNPNGIEFDHLYLDMNGIIHPCFHPEHHPCPPKTFEDVFNNIFLYIDHLFSIVRPRKLLYMAIDGVAPRAKMNQQRSRRFRTAKDREISEAEEDRLRIQFEREGKPVLPKQECEVEDSNVITPGTEFMYKLSEALRSYISSRINNDPGWKDIKVILSDANVPGEGEHKIMSFVRQQRRVAGYNPDTRHCIYGLDADLIMLALATHEVHFSIMRENVLPQGQQPVHESSNMANTSALWVKKPYQFLHIWILREYLELDMKISDDSDPPGNLTIDLERIVDDFILMCFLVGNDFLPHMPSLEIHEGALDLLMAVYKKEFKNLGGYLVDMSRLGEDKRTGYVKLCRVEKFFLLVGSYEERIFKKRSELRESQLRKLCKYANNQDDYNGGCIMEIGTKNSSCIFFSEKASDNADSSEIVENTKELNEKLKSNLCKHNDLYRKGNCTDKVRFGNAGWKQRYYKEKFSAESSMDIENLRRELLANYTKGILWVLVYYYSGVPSWTWFYPYHYAPFASDMKGLAQVRVKFEKGSPFKPFDQLLAVLPPRSAHALPKVYQTLMTDEESSIIDLYPSDFDIDTDGKRFQWQGICKLPFIDEGRLLSETKELEKNFSEAESERNRNSIDQLYLGRTHKLASQIFSLRPNPNEMVNIDTSLSDGIGGFICLLNQYTETVQRVVQNIEDDGILCVCFEMIGGLMHIPCLLPGVNVPDKYFVCRQLLNLISWIHNSGMKTRLTDQPIVTGCGRHWVTKKIILLKLLQVSRLRQNMKAMVGLGDLLQNLALR
- the LOC122290843 gene encoding 5'-3' exoribonuclease 3-like isoform X2, which codes for MGVPSFYRWLIKKYPKAVVEATEERGVSIDTTSPNPNGIEFDHLYLDMNGIIHPCFHPEHHPCPPKTFEDVFNNIFLYIDHLFSIVRPRKLLYMAIDGVAPRAKMNQQRSRRFRTAKDREISEAEEDRLRIQFEREGKPVLPKQECEVEDSNVITPGTEFMYKLSEALRSYISSRINNDPGWKDIKVILSDANVPGEGEHKIMSFVRQQRRVAGYNPDTRHCIYGLDADLIMLALATHEVHFSIMRENVLPQGQQPVHESSNMANTSALWVKKPYQFLHIWILREYLELDMKISDDSDPPGNLTIDLERIVDDFILMCFLVGNDFLPHMPSLEIHEGALDLLMAVYKKEFKNLGGYLVDMSRLGEDKRTGYVKLCRVEKFFLLVGSYEERIFKKRSELRESQLRKLCKYANNQDDYNGGCIMEIGTKNSSCIFFSEKASDNADSSEIVENTKELNEKLKSNLCKHNDLYRKGNCTDKVRFGNAGWKQRYYKEKFSAESSMDIENLRRELLANYTKGILWVLVYYYSGVPSWTWFYPYHYAPFASDMKGLAQVRVKFEKGSPFKPFDQLLAVLPPRSAHALPKVYQTLMTDEESSIIDLYPSDFDIDTDGKRFQWQGICKLPFIDEGRLLSETKELEKNFSEAESERNRNSIDQLYLGRTHKLASQIFSLRPNPNEMVNIDTSLSDGIGGFICLLNQYTETVQRVVQNIEDDGILCVCFEMIGGLMHIPCLLPGVNVPDKTITESDIMDTQLWHEDQVNRPTNRLWQTLGNEEDNTFKAASSQSPKTKHEGNGRTRRFTSESCPEVIRKGAGIGWSTAGRGKVNASFNKSEQTKSTPAKISINEGAIVPGSTVVEQKCLGSRWEARKNYSHPVPFASGLKPQVRPCGTTAQSMNNNFWRSSNGMTYDTNNTWRQSIKSGANTSNGHGRAQHGSKDSLTYSWKPVGSSMQGHGGSRQVPDSFGRETGFHG
- the LOC122290843 gene encoding 5'-3' exoribonuclease 3-like isoform X1, producing MGVPSFYRWLIKKYPKAVVEATEERGVSIDTTSPNPNGIEFDHLYLDMNGIIHPCFHPEHHPCPPKTFEDVFNNIFLYIDHLFSIVRPRKLLYMAIDGVAPRAKMNQQRSRRFRTAKDREISEAEEDRLRIQFEREGKPVLPKQECEVEDSNVITPGTEFMYKLSEALRSYISSRINNDPGWKDIKVILSDANVPGEGEHKIMSFVRQQRRVAGYNPDTRHCIYGLDADLIMLALATHEVHFSIMRENVLPQGQQPVHESSNMANTSALWVKKPYQFLHIWILREYLELDMKISDDSDPPGNLTIDLERIVDDFILMCFLVGNDFLPHMPSLEIHEGALDLLMAVYKKEFKNLGGYLVDMSRLGEDKRTGYVKLCRVEKFFLLVGSYEERIFKKRSELRESQLRKLCKYANNQDDYNGGCIMEIGTKNSSCIFFSEKASDNADSSEIVENTKELNEKLKSNLCKHNDLYRKGNCTDKVRFGNAGWKQRYYKEKFSAESSMDIENLRRELLANYTKGILWVLVYYYSGVPSWTWFYPYHYAPFASDMKGLAQVRVKFEKGSPFKPFDQLLAVLPPRSAHALPKVYQTLMTDEESSIIDLYPSDFDIDTDGKRFQWQGICKLPFIDEGRLLSETKELEKNFSEAESERNRNSIDQLYLGRTHKLASQIFSLRPNPNEMVNIDTSLSDGIGGFICLLNQYTETVQRVVQNIEDDGILCVCFEMIGGLMHIPCLLPGVNVPDKTITESDIMDTQLWHEDQVNRPTNSYRLWQTLGNEEDNTFKAASSQSPKTKHEGNGRTRRFTSESCPEVIRKGAGIGWSTAGRGKVNASFNKSEQTKSTPAKISINEGAIVPGSTVVEQKCLGSRWEARKNYSHPVPFASGLKPQVRPCGTTAQSMNNNFWRSSNGMTYDTNNTWRQSIKSGANTSNGHGRAQHGSKDSLTYSWKPVGSSMQGHGGSRQVPDSFGRETGFHG